A genomic stretch from Halichoerus grypus chromosome 7, mHalGry1.hap1.1, whole genome shotgun sequence includes:
- the LOC118530573 gene encoding endogenous retrovirus group K member 13-1 Env polyprotein-like isoform X1, with protein sequence MQLQVLPLLCIPCVPVISRPLPRDPNALDVDNWRPNRDPEGRSGRKMDKPVPGSRQGGSGHELIRTAVRRRMKAPRVHESLLQADESLLQAMAHLHLDRRHHWRPPPLALPTWGHIKKLAGEGQKILKQTRKPCTPEHLFLAMCALLTMSSPPIEATNVSYWAYIPNPPMMEPAPWGSANIPIYTSPMILSPPWKNLTYLNQDDGTFFNFLHRGDGPYICLGPSPCVNMNWQNWILPGPMVNSSRTQLQRLEAWSLNMTWGNVTFDEFPSFPACPDFTYIGMAYKPFKWQECVGRFAKYYKDLLMWGPYGQFLQNCSEWDVLRCNLSLSYRMPPRNRWNESVVNHRLMAWGDGGIADPRISHQKFPDHIQTHLWKVAAALKTVRLYNGTFSGTAKTASAYNFTIFKEINVTACVPLPYLILIGNFSFNDGISCIKCRLYSCINSSIEFKPGYSLMILQQRSHIWLPVNLERLWAQNPVDALVLEFFRKVLKRTKRLIGIVVAVILSLITVTTLATVSGIALHTSLQTKHFVENWHRDSRDLWLSQTMIDTRLQTQIDVLRQTVSWLGKKVLTIERQIWLRCDWNSTSFCITNLRYNESQHDWSIIQKYLEGNSSVTDMINNLHTNIQEIFGKPFENEDAATLAQSFLKQFEGLDPKGIIQSLGHTAGGIGISLIFVICCFLCMYVCFVRPSRKSIATLWWAFLSKQKKKEGIEANIGM encoded by the coding sequence AAGATGGACAAACCTGTTCCTGGCTCCCGGCAAGGTGGATCCGGTCACGAACTAATTCGGACGGCTGTCAGGCGACGCATGAAGGCCCCGAGAGTGCATGAATCGTTGTTACAAGCTGATGAATCTCTCCTGCAAGCTATGGCTCACTTACATTTGGATAGGCGTCATCATTGGCGGCCTCCGCCTCTTGCTTTACCCACTTGGGGGCATATTAAAAAGcttgctggggagggacagaaaatcTTGAAGCAAACAAGGAAGCCTTGTACACCTGAGCATTTGTTCTTGGCCATGTGCGCTTTGCTTACTATGTCATCCCCTCCTATTGAGGCGACTAATGTAAGTTATTGGGCTTATATACCTAACCCACCTATGATGGAACCTGCACCTTGGGGAAGTgcaaatattcccatttataCCTCCCCGATGATACTTTCGCCTCCTTGGAAGAATCTGACTTATCTTAATCAGGATGACGGtaccttttttaatttcctgcataGAGGGGATGGTCCATATATTTGCTTGGGTCCCTCGCCATGTGTAAATATGAATTGGCAGAATTGGATTTTACCTGGACCAATGGTTAATTCCTCTCGCACTCAATTACAGAGGCTTGAGGCATGGTCTCTTAATATGACCTGGGGAAATGTCACCTTTGATGAATTTCCCTCGTTCCCTGCTTGTCCTGATTTTACTTATATTGGAATGGCCTATAAGCCATTTAAATGGCAGGAATGTGTTGGTAGGTTTGCAAAATATTATAAGGATCTGCTTATGTGGGGACCATATggtcaatttttacaaaattgttcaGAGTGGGATGTCTTGCGCTGTAATTTATCCTTGTCTTATAGGATGCCCCCACGGAACCGATGGAATGAATCTGTAGTAAATCATCGATTGATGGCTTGGGGAGATGGCGGCATCGCAGACCCTCGCATATCACATCAAAAATTTCCAGATCATATTCAAACACACTTATGGAAAGTTGCAGCTGCGCTTAAGACTGTCAGACTTTATAATGGAACCTTTTCCGGCACAGCAAAGACTGCGTCGGCTtataatttcaccatttttaaagaaattaatgtaacCGCATGTGTACCTTTACCATATCTAATTTTGAtaggaaattttagttttaatgatggAATTAGCTGTATTAAATGTCGATTGTATTCTTGTATTAATAGTTCTATAGAATTTAAACCaggatattctcttatgattttgcAACAACGCTCTCATATTTGGCTTCCGGTAAATTTAGAACGTCTATGGGCTCAAAATCCAGTGGATGCTCTGGTATTGGAATTtttcaggaaagttttaaaacGAACTAAACGATTGATTGGTATTGTTGTAGCGGTCATTCTAAGTTTAATTACGGTAACCACATTAGCCACTGTTTCTGGAATTGCGTTACATACATCTTTGCAAACtaaacattttgtagaaaattgGCACCGTGATTCACGGGATCTTTGGCTTTCCCAAACTATGATTGATACTCGTTTGCAAACGCAGATAGATGTTCTTAGACAAACTGTTAGTTGGTTAGGGAAGAAGGTTTTAACAATTGAAAGACAAATTTGGTTGCGTTGTGATTGGAATTCCACATCCTTTTGTATTACTAATTTAAGATATAATGAATCTCAACATGATTGGAGTATTATCCAGAAATATTTAGAGGGCAATTCATCGGTGACAGATATGATTAATAATTTGCATACTAATATTcaggagatatttggaaaaccCTTTGAGAATGAGGATGCTGCTACATTGGCTCAGTCGTTTTTGAAGCAATTTGAAGGACTAGACCCGAAGGGAATTATTCAGAGCTTAGGGCATACCGCTGGAGGAATcggaatttcattaatttttgttatatgctgttttctgtgcatgtatgtatgttttgttcGACCTTCCCGGAAGTCTATTGCCACCCTTTGGTGGGCGTttctttctaaacaaaagaaaaaagaaggaattgaggccaacataggcatgtga
- the LOC118530573 gene encoding endogenous retrovirus group K member 13-1 Env polyprotein-like isoform X2: MNIYGLSPLRMQNGSQECCFIEGKVMLMFPQKMDKPVPGSRQGGSGHELIRTAVRRRMKAPRVHESLLQADESLLQAMAHLHLDRRHHWRPPPLALPTWGHIKKLAGEGQKILKQTRKPCTPEHLFLAMCALLTMSSPPIEATNVSYWAYIPNPPMMEPAPWGSANIPIYTSPMILSPPWKNLTYLNQDDGTFFNFLHRGDGPYICLGPSPCVNMNWQNWILPGPMVNSSRTQLQRLEAWSLNMTWGNVTFDEFPSFPACPDFTYIGMAYKPFKWQECVGRFAKYYKDLLMWGPYGQFLQNCSEWDVLRCNLSLSYRMPPRNRWNESVVNHRLMAWGDGGIADPRISHQKFPDHIQTHLWKVAAALKTVRLYNGTFSGTAKTASAYNFTIFKEINVTACVPLPYLILIGNFSFNDGISCIKCRLYSCINSSIEFKPGYSLMILQQRSHIWLPVNLERLWAQNPVDALVLEFFRKVLKRTKRLIGIVVAVILSLITVTTLATVSGIALHTSLQTKHFVENWHRDSRDLWLSQTMIDTRLQTQIDVLRQTVSWLGKKVLTIERQIWLRCDWNSTSFCITNLRYNESQHDWSIIQKYLEGNSSVTDMINNLHTNIQEIFGKPFENEDAATLAQSFLKQFEGLDPKGIIQSLGHTAGGIGISLIFVICCFLCMYVCFVRPSRKSIATLWWAFLSKQKKKEGIEANIGM; encoded by the coding sequence ATGAACATATATGGTTTAAGCCCGCTGCGGATGCAGAATGGCAGCCAGGAGTGTTGCTTTATAGAGGGAAAGGTTATGCTTATGTTTCCACAGAAGATGGACAAACCTGTTCCTGGCTCCCGGCAAGGTGGATCCGGTCACGAACTAATTCGGACGGCTGTCAGGCGACGCATGAAGGCCCCGAGAGTGCATGAATCGTTGTTACAAGCTGATGAATCTCTCCTGCAAGCTATGGCTCACTTACATTTGGATAGGCGTCATCATTGGCGGCCTCCGCCTCTTGCTTTACCCACTTGGGGGCATATTAAAAAGcttgctggggagggacagaaaatcTTGAAGCAAACAAGGAAGCCTTGTACACCTGAGCATTTGTTCTTGGCCATGTGCGCTTTGCTTACTATGTCATCCCCTCCTATTGAGGCGACTAATGTAAGTTATTGGGCTTATATACCTAACCCACCTATGATGGAACCTGCACCTTGGGGAAGTgcaaatattcccatttataCCTCCCCGATGATACTTTCGCCTCCTTGGAAGAATCTGACTTATCTTAATCAGGATGACGGtaccttttttaatttcctgcataGAGGGGATGGTCCATATATTTGCTTGGGTCCCTCGCCATGTGTAAATATGAATTGGCAGAATTGGATTTTACCTGGACCAATGGTTAATTCCTCTCGCACTCAATTACAGAGGCTTGAGGCATGGTCTCTTAATATGACCTGGGGAAATGTCACCTTTGATGAATTTCCCTCGTTCCCTGCTTGTCCTGATTTTACTTATATTGGAATGGCCTATAAGCCATTTAAATGGCAGGAATGTGTTGGTAGGTTTGCAAAATATTATAAGGATCTGCTTATGTGGGGACCATATggtcaatttttacaaaattgttcaGAGTGGGATGTCTTGCGCTGTAATTTATCCTTGTCTTATAGGATGCCCCCACGGAACCGATGGAATGAATCTGTAGTAAATCATCGATTGATGGCTTGGGGAGATGGCGGCATCGCAGACCCTCGCATATCACATCAAAAATTTCCAGATCATATTCAAACACACTTATGGAAAGTTGCAGCTGCGCTTAAGACTGTCAGACTTTATAATGGAACCTTTTCCGGCACAGCAAAGACTGCGTCGGCTtataatttcaccatttttaaagaaattaatgtaacCGCATGTGTACCTTTACCATATCTAATTTTGAtaggaaattttagttttaatgatggAATTAGCTGTATTAAATGTCGATTGTATTCTTGTATTAATAGTTCTATAGAATTTAAACCaggatattctcttatgattttgcAACAACGCTCTCATATTTGGCTTCCGGTAAATTTAGAACGTCTATGGGCTCAAAATCCAGTGGATGCTCTGGTATTGGAATTtttcaggaaagttttaaaacGAACTAAACGATTGATTGGTATTGTTGTAGCGGTCATTCTAAGTTTAATTACGGTAACCACATTAGCCACTGTTTCTGGAATTGCGTTACATACATCTTTGCAAACtaaacattttgtagaaaattgGCACCGTGATTCACGGGATCTTTGGCTTTCCCAAACTATGATTGATACTCGTTTGCAAACGCAGATAGATGTTCTTAGACAAACTGTTAGTTGGTTAGGGAAGAAGGTTTTAACAATTGAAAGACAAATTTGGTTGCGTTGTGATTGGAATTCCACATCCTTTTGTATTACTAATTTAAGATATAATGAATCTCAACATGATTGGAGTATTATCCAGAAATATTTAGAGGGCAATTCATCGGTGACAGATATGATTAATAATTTGCATACTAATATTcaggagatatttggaaaaccCTTTGAGAATGAGGATGCTGCTACATTGGCTCAGTCGTTTTTGAAGCAATTTGAAGGACTAGACCCGAAGGGAATTATTCAGAGCTTAGGGCATACCGCTGGAGGAATcggaatttcattaatttttgttatatgctgttttctgtgcatgtatgtatgttttgttcGACCTTCCCGGAAGTCTATTGCCACCCTTTGGTGGGCGTttctttctaaacaaaagaaaaaagaaggaattgaggccaacataggcatgtga